GCCGCGTCCCAACTCGCGGGCGGTCTCCGCCAGACGCACGAACGGTCGGGACAGTGCGCGGGCGAGCAGGATCGCGGCGATCACCGACCCGATCAGCAGTGCGATGCCGAGCAGGACGACGGGCAGGACCGCAGTCACGATCCGCTGCGTGAGCGAGGCGCTGGAGCGGGTCAACGTGACGCTCCCACCGCCGACCAACTGCTCGGTGGCGTGCGCGTCCTCTGCCGCCGGCTCTCCGACGACCAGTTTCTCGCCGTCGGCACTGATGTAGGTGACGCTCTCACCCGGGCCGAGCAGCGGCTGCAGGAACTCCTCGGTGACCGGGACCGCCTGCCCGCGCTCGGTGACCACCGCGGCCAGCAGCCCCGCGAGCCGGCCGACCTGCTGAGTCTGGGCGGCCTGCACCATCTCGGCGACCATGAACGCGCGCGGGATGCCATACAGGGCGATGATCGTCACCGCGAGGGTGACGAAGGCGACGATCAGTCGCTTACGCATCCGCCATGCCCTTGTCGGACGCTGCACCCTTGTCGGACGCTGAGCCCTTGTCGGAGGCCGTGCCGCTGTCAGGCGTCGAGCCCTCGTCGAGCCGGAAGCCCACTCCGCGCAGCGTGGTGATCCGCACGTCCGCCCCGGATTCCTCGAGCTTCTGCCTCAGGCGGGCCATGGTGACGTCCAGCGTCTTGGTGGATCCGAACCAGTTCTCGTCCCAGACCTCGTCCATCAGCCGCTCCCGTGTGACCACGGAGCCGCGGCGCAGGTCGAGCTGGGCGAGCAGGTCGAACTCCTTCGTGCTCAGCGGCAGTTCGCGTCCGCCGGTGAGCGCGCGGCGCGAGTCGACATCGACGACGAGGGTGCGCTCGGCGGCCGGCGCTGCGGAATGCGCGGCGGATACCTCGGCGCGGGCCGTGGCGGCCGCACCGGCGCTGCGGCGCAGCAGTGCCCGCATCCGAGCGAGCAGCTCGGCCAGGGCGAACGGCTTGGCGATGTAGTCGTCGGCGCCGACGTCGAGTCCGACCACGCGGTCCAGCTCGCCGTCGCGGGCGGTGAGGATGATGATGCCCCCGGAGAAGTCCTGCTCGCGCAGCCTCCGGCACACGTCGAGGCCGTCCATGTCGGGCAGACCCAGATCCAGCACGACCAGATCGACGTCGTCGCCGGCACGCTCGAGCGCCGCGGCACCTGCGGCCACCCGCTCCACATCGTACCCCTCGCGGTCGAGGGTGCGCAGCAGCGGCACCGCGATGCCGTCGTCGTCTTCCACAACCAGGATTCGTCGCCCCACGTGGTCGAGGCTATCAACGTCTTCCTCATCCGATATACCGGGTCGCGTCATCAGAATTCCCTGTCCAGGGCGCCGGTCTCCGAGACGGGTGCCGTCGAGCACGCCGTGCCCGAGAGGTCGGTGGCCGATCCTGACGGGGACCAGACCATGGTGTTGGTGGTGGTCGCGGTGCGCAGCGCCCCGCCGCTGATCAGTGTTCCGACGGTGACGGTGACGACCGTGACTGGTGCGCCGTTCACGGTGGTGGTGGTCGCGACCATCGTGGCGTTGGTGGTGGAGCTCTTGCCGGACTTCACGTAGTCGCCGCGCAGATTGACCGAGCCCAGGCGCACCGAGGTGCTCCCCGCCAGCAGGTCGACGGTGTCGCCGGCGCTGCCGGTTCCCAGCAGGCCGCCGTCGCGCAGGCGCAGGGTCGTCGCGGTCGCGGTGCCGTTCCACCCGGCGAGGATGCTGTTGGTCGACATGGTCTTGCTGAAGGTGAAGGTGATCCGGTCGCCGGTGTCGAGGCGTCCGGCGATACCGGTGGTGTTCGCCGTCTGCACGTCCAGGCCGCGCACCGGCGTGTTGTCGATGCGGCGGCCGCTCACGACGGCCGAGACGGTCTGCTTGCCCGTGCCGTCGAGGAGCACGGCCCGGAGGTCGTACAGTCCGTCGACGACGGTCGTGGTGTTCCAGCCGCAGGTGTAGGGGGATTGGGTCGGCGTGCAGATCGTGGCCCAGCCGCTCGTGCCGGAAGGCGCGTACTGGACGGTGACCGAGGTCACTCCGGCGGTGGAGTTCGCGACCGCCGTGATCGTCGACGTGCCGGCCAGGTAGGCGCCCGGGTCCTCGACCGAGACCGACGAGATCGTGTTGTCGACCATCCGGTTCGCGACGATCGCCGAGGTGGTGCTGTTGCCGGCGAGGTCGGCGGCGATCGCGCGGAAGGAGTAGGCGCCGCGTGCGAGGACGGTGGTGTTGAAGCGGCACGAGAACGGCGCCTGGGTCGACGTGCAGATCGTGGTCCAGGTGGAGGTGCCGTTGGGTGCGTACTGCAGGGTGACCGTGGCGATGCCGGAGTCGGCGTCGGATGCCGTCGCACTGAGCGTCACCGTGCCGCTGAGCGGCGTGCTCGGGTCCGTCATCACGACGGTCGGTGCGACGTTGTCGATGATGACGTCGGTGAGGACCGGCGAGTAGACGACGGTCGCCGGGTTCAGCACGGGGCTGGCCACCGCCCGCAGGTCGTACCCGCCGCTGGCGACGGAGGTGGTCATCCAGGTCGAGGAGCAGGATGCCGAGCCCAGCAGGTTCAGGCAGCCGGGCAGGCTCTTCCAGCTTCCGGTGCCGGCGACCGAGTACTCGAAGCGTACGGAGTACAACCCGAGCAGGTTCGCGTTGTGCAGGGTGGCCCCGAGCGCGACGGTGCCGCGCAGCACCTCGCCGGGATCGGTCAGCGTCACACCGAAGGCGTTGCTGACCGTTGTGCGCACGGTCGCCGAGGTGGTGGAGTAGCCCGCGCGGTCGACGGCGACCGCGCGCAGGTCGTACGACCCGTCGGCGACGGCGGTGGTGTTCCAGGTGCAGCGGTACGGGGCGGTGGTGCTCGTGCACAGCGTGGTCCAGGTGCCGGCGCCGGTCGCCTGCATCTGCAGCATCACGCTCGCCACGCCGGTCTCGGCATCGGCGGCGTTCGCGGTGATGGTGACCGAGCCCTTGAGGGCCGTGCCGGGGTCGACGACGTCGACCGTCGGGGGCGTCCAGTCGGCGGCGGCGGATGCGGTGCTCGACACGTTCGACGACTGCGCGGTGTACATGGCGGAGGAGAACTGCGTGCCGTTGAGAGCGGAGACGGCGATGAGCAGGCAGGCCAGCGCGGCCAGTGCCGTGTTGCGCAGCGTGGTGCCGATCATCGCGATCCCCCTTCTTCCGGTGTCGTACTCATCACGGTATGAGGG
Above is a genomic segment from Microbacterium sp. W4I4 containing:
- a CDS encoding response regulator transcription factor, whose translation is MGRRILVVEDDDGIAVPLLRTLDREGYDVERVAAGAAALERAGDDVDLVVLDLGLPDMDGLDVCRRLREQDFSGGIIILTARDGELDRVVGLDVGADDYIAKPFALAELLARMRALLRRSAGAAATARAEVSAAHSAAPAAERTLVVDVDSRRALTGGRELPLSTKEFDLLAQLDLRRGSVVTRERLMDEVWDENWFGSTKTLDVTMARLRQKLEESGADVRITTLRGVGFRLDEGSTPDSGTASDKGSASDKGAASDKGMADA
- a CDS encoding Ig-like domain-containing protein; translated protein: MIGTTLRNTALAALACLLIAVSALNGTQFSSAMYTAQSSNVSSTASAAADWTPPTVDVVDPGTALKGSVTITANAADAETGVASVMLQMQATGAGTWTTLCTSTTAPYRCTWNTTAVADGSYDLRAVAVDRAGYSTTSATVRTTVSNAFGVTLTDPGEVLRGTVALGATLHNANLLGLYSVRFEYSVAGTGSWKSLPGCLNLLGSASCSSTWMTTSVASGGYDLRAVASPVLNPATVVYSPVLTDVIIDNVAPTVVMTDPSTPLSGTVTLSATASDADSGIATVTLQYAPNGTSTWTTICTSTQAPFSCRFNTTVLARGAYSFRAIAADLAGNSTTSAIVANRMVDNTISSVSVEDPGAYLAGTSTITAVANSTAGVTSVTVQYAPSGTSGWATICTPTQSPYTCGWNTTTVVDGLYDLRAVLLDGTGKQTVSAVVSGRRIDNTPVRGLDVQTANTTGIAGRLDTGDRITFTFSKTMSTNSILAGWNGTATATTLRLRDGGLLGTGSAGDTVDLLAGSTSVRLGSVNLRGDYVKSGKSSTTNATMVATTTTVNGAPVTVVTVTVGTLISGGALRTATTTNTMVWSPSGSATDLSGTACSTAPVSETGALDREF